From a region of the Falco peregrinus isolate bFalPer1 chromosome 5, bFalPer1.pri, whole genome shotgun sequence genome:
- the GATAD1 gene encoding GATA zinc finger domain-containing protein 1: MPLGLKPTCSVCRSTSSSMWKKGGQGEILCNNCTARSAPPGPAAFATTSAAAQHSNGGGGGKQSKQEIHRRSARLRNTKYKSAPAAEKKVSTKGKGRRHIFKLKNPIKAPESVSTIITAESIFYKGVYYQIGDVVSVVDEQDGKTYYAQIRGFIQDQYCEKSAALTWLIPTQASPKDCFDPASYIIGPEEDLPRKMEYLEFVCHAPSEYFKSRSSPFPTVPTRPEKGYIWTHVGPTPAISIKETVTNNL, encoded by the exons ATGCCGCTGGGGCTGAAGCCCACCTGCAGCGTGTGCCGCAGCACGTCCTCCTCCATGTGGAAGAAGGGTGGCCAGGGCGAGATCCTGTGTAACAACTGCACcgcccgctccgcgccgcccgggcccgccgcctTCGCCACCACTTCGGCTGCCGCCCAGCACAGCaacggcggcggcggcgggaagCAG AGCAAGCAGGAGATCCACCGGCGCTCCGCCCGGCTGCGGAACACCAAGTACAAGTCGGCGCCCGCCGCGGAGAAGAAGGTCTCCACGAAGGGCAAGGGGAGGAGGCACATCTTTAAGTTAAAAAAC CCCATCAAGGCTCCCGAGTCTGTATCCACTATAATTACAGCAGAATCAATCTTTTATAAG GGGGTATACTATCAAATTGGAGATGTTGTTTCAGTGGTCGACGAGCAGGATGGAAAAACATACTACGCTCAGATACGTGGGTTTATTCAGGACCAATACTGTGAAAAGAGTGCTGCGCTAACCTGGCTCATTCCTACACAAGCCAGTCCCAAAGATTGTTTTGATCCAGCATCCTATATCATAG gaCCAGAAGAAGATCTTCCAAGGAAAATGGAATATTTAGAATTTGTTTGTCATGCACCTTCGGAATATTTCAAATCTCGATCATCTCCCTTCCCTACTGTTCCTACAAGACCAGAGAAGGGCTATATATGGACTCATGTGGGACCTACTCCTGCAATCTCCATTAAAGAAACTGTTACCAacaatttataa